The genomic DNA TGAAGAATTTCCaagtgtatgtttttttttttaattttaatcaagAACATAAGAAACTCATAGAGCTAAATCCTAAATACTAGTATAAGATTTCAACATATCACATAATCGGACCAGATATTAGTCAGACCATATATAACTTTAGTCGAATGCAAGCTGACAAGTACGTGAACGCCGGGGAAACAACGACAACTCCTTAACCATCTCGAGTTTCTTGTTAGGGTCGTCGGTTGATTCAGTGGAGATAGTTGCCTTCTTTAAACAGTTTGAATTTCGTAACAAAAATGCTAttacttgtttctcttcttctgctcctttatATTCTGACCACTCGAGAGTTTCAAGATTCCCCCTCACACATTCAGGGACTGAAGTCGGTTCACTCCAGCACGGGCGGTCATCATCGTCgtagtcatcatcatcaccatcagcagcatcagcatcagcatcagcatcatcatcaacatcatcatcatcatcatcatcatcatcatcatcatcgttacAGAACTATAAGTTGGCGAGACAGAAGTCCAGCACATTagatcaacatatatatacttatccAAAGAAACTGAATCATTTGGGACAAAGTATATGTACCGTTTCAAGTTTGAGAGCTCGTAAATTAGGGGAATCTTTGAGAACACGCATGAGTAGACTCAACCAATCTGTTTCTGATTTCCACATCTCTAAATACACAAGAGAGCAGAAGACTGTACCAACAGGATATGCATCCTGCAATACAAAACAGAATTAAAGTACACACAATCAATGTTAGTGGCAACACAATTAGCCACTCTTTCCAATGATggtattcaattttttatttatttaattttatttaagtaactgattctgaaaacaaaatcaaggatGCAGACGGTAAAACAGTACAAACAAGCATCTATAGTTAAGAAGATATTACCTTTGGTGATTTTCTATTACATAAAGAGAGATGCTTGACTGAAGTAATAGAACTCAGAATATTCCCAGGATGATAAGCGACGTCAACATATGCCTCTACAATATTAGGCATTTCATTCTCAATAACACAAAACCCACCCTCATTACGGTCAAAAATGTCAAAGCTCTCTAAAGAAGGAGTGTCTATCATAAACCCAGATACAATATCTGTATTTTCCGGATCTGATTTATTAGTCAAGACTAAACTCTTCAGAGAAGGGACTTTGATGGTGAAAATGGCCACATTGTCATCTGGACAGTGTTTCACAACCAAGATTTCAAGAACAGGACAAGTAGATAAAAGCCTCTGGAAAAACTCGACACTTGGGTATTTCACACATTTAAGGCTCAGTTTCTTGAGACATGGGAAAGAGATTGGAGAAGTAACATCCAAAAGAACCACTTTCTTTAGTTTCAATCTCACAAGCATGTTACACCCTGTGTACACACTCCTAGGAAGTATCACTGGATCTGTACTGTTAATACAACAGTCCGTCTTGATAATCAGCTTACGCACACAGCGTTTAAGTGCAGTTCTGGTCCATACTCCGATATCAACGGCACCAGAATCTTCACCAAGTTTGAAATGCAAAGTTTCTATAACTGGTGCCTCATGCAAAAGCAAAGACCTGTCCACAAACCGAGGAAAACTTTCATCGCTGTCATCATCATATATGAGGCTTGGCACCATCTTCCAAAGCGGTTGCCATCGTTTGGACAAAACCATCGTGGCCACGACATCTTTCGCAGGCAGAAAAGACAATATACTCAAGAGCAGTGCGTCGGGAAATTCACTTAAGCTATCCATTACTGAGAGGTGAGAGCTAGCTCCTTTTTGAAGATACTTCCGCAAAATCCCCAAACCCTATTATCGAAAACATAAATCCACAATAGAAGTCACTACGAAAGAACATTAGCAAAAGTCGATTCGTACACAGACGTTTAGTTTCAAACAGAGATCGATGAATTTTGTTAGCCTATTGCTATTTACTTTCAAAtccaaaagaataaaacaaaaaataataataaaggaaaGTGGAATACCTAAACCCTTGCGCTAAATCTCCTTCACTGTATTTCTGACCGATTGATTGATTTACCTGGAACTCACAGGAACTTGATCACCGAGTTATTGGAACTTGAAGGAGAGTATAATctcacacaaaaacacaaaggtAAAGACTCTAACTCTCTTGGCTCCTTTTAACTCTTCGCTGctctttttaatctctctctcagagtttctctgtttttccttcGAAGTGCTATGCTCTCTTAATTAGGGCTATCTTGTTGTTTCTTTAGCCATAAGCATTCAATAACCAAAGTaccaactattttttttactcttcgttacaagaattaaaaattaCAGAATAAGCAATAAGTTTTAACTAAAGATAaatacaagacaaaaaaaaatatatgtgtgtatatacatatatatatatatatattaatactttacttatttcgttttttttgtttaacaccgAAAGAACGTGACTACTTTCTTATGTTATTTACCCACATCAGATCCGGCCCAAAAAATATATGGATCCTCagctagaaaaaaaattgaacccTATTTtccatagtaaaaaaaaaaaaatgaaattttggaccataaatataaagatttcttttttttttaaatgagtgGATTTGGTGCACTAGCACACCCAGCACAACCCGTGTAGAATATCCTTGTATACATAGCTCGAGATGCACTTGAATCTCGATAATTAGCTCATGCATAGAGTGGTTATCTGCAGCTCTAATCCATAAAGGAACATCTCCAACCCACATATTTGACCAACTTTGAAATACATAGTTTCTAGAATTGGAGCCTTGTGCAAAAGCAAAGACCTGGCTACAAACCGCAAAAACCTCCCATACTCAACATTCTAGTAGCTCTCATCATCGTATATAAGTTTTGGAACCATCATCCAAAGCGGCTTCCACCGGTTAGACAAAACCATTGTAGGCACAACATCTTTAAGACTTAGCATATCCTctatttaaatcaatttaaccgagagaaataatattaaattaaaaacaaaataaaaaaaaaataaaaaaaaagataataacattttttgataaataaagaaTCAGTTGATGAAAAAGGTTTATGTGTCTTATTAGATCTCAAGggatcaaatatatatacgGTTTACAAGACTTAGAGCCCAAGTTCTAGTTCTAACTAAATATTTTCAGGCTTATCTTCATGATATTTCTTTTTGGAACGTGTGTCTTGGTCTTGAGTTACTTTCAAATAAGCATACTCCAAGCTTGGcaaaggttcttgagagagcAAGTTCGATCTCACCATCCCATAAACTTCTTCATCAAGTCCCATCAGAAATCGTGAACCTTGTCTTCTTCCCTTCTCTTTT from Camelina sativa cultivar DH55 chromosome 2, Cs, whole genome shotgun sequence includes the following:
- the LOC109127675 gene encoding probable FBD-associated F-box protein At1g32375, whose product is MDSLSEFPDALLLSILSFLPAKDVVATMVLSKRWQPLWKMVPSLIYDDDSDESFPRFVDRSLLLHEAPVIETLHFKLGEDSGAVDIGVWTRTALKRCVRKLIIKTDCCINSTDPVILPRSVYTGCNMLVRLKLKKVVLLDVTSPISFPCLKKLSLKCVKYPSVEFFQRLLSTCPVLEILVVKHCPDDNVAIFTIKVPSLKSLVLTNKSDPENTDIVSGFMIDTPSLESFDIFDRNEGGFCVIENEMPNIVEAYVDVAYHPGNILSSITSVKHLSLCNRKSPKDAYPVGTVFCSLVYLEMWKSETDWLSLLMRVLKDSPNLRALKLETVHIHYDDDDRPCWSEPTSVPECVRGNLETLEWSEYKGAEEEKQVIAFLLRNSNCLKKATISTESTDDPNKKLEMVKELSLFPRRSRTCQLAFD